The following proteins are co-located in the Doryrhamphus excisus isolate RoL2022-K1 chromosome 15, RoL_Dexc_1.0, whole genome shotgun sequence genome:
- the LOC131103331 gene encoding cytochrome P450 2K1-like isoform X1 → MFEELLQVPALSSLLGILAGFLVIHLLYSSWTFQGKHTHPPGPRCLPLLGNLLQVDLSRLDQSLFKLSKKYGPVFTLHLGLKKIVVLAGSKTVRQALINHAEEFGDRESSPLFHDLSKGHGILFSNGDSWKETRRFTLTTLRDFGMGKRLTEQKIIEESHYLTEEFEKHKGNRPHEIHIATYAVFSNVFCLSGKAFDTTMLMSYATSNIISAIVFGKRFDYKDPVLRDMVKNDQDIIHLSGTPCILVYYAFPWLGPWLQDWRDLKKVEKKSRQPALQLINHLKETFNPDICRCFVDAFWKRKLNLEESNTQELAYSDENLVYTVLDLFGAGTDTTSLTLRWGLLFMSKYPHIQDRVQEELSRVVGVRQVQMEDRKNLPYTDAVIHETQRLANIFPMSVNHSTSRDVTFQGYFIEKGTTVLPLLTSVLYDETEWKTPNTFNPSHFLDEEGKFIRRDAFLPFSAGRRACLGEGLARMELFLFFTHLLQHFRFTPAPGISEDEQDLRPVGGATLTPLPHQLCAVIRH, encoded by the exons ATGTTTGAAGAGCTCCTGCAGGTTCCTGCGTTGTCCTCCTTGTTGGGGATCCTCGCAGGCTTCCTGGTCATCCACCTTTTGTACTCCAGTTGGACTTTCCAAGGTAAACACACGCATCCTCCTGGGCCCAGATGTCTTCCCTTGCTTGGTAACCTGCTTCAGGTGGATCTCTCCAGGCTTGATCAGTCCCTTTTTAAG CTGTCTAAAAAGTATGGACCAGTCTTCACCCTCCACTTGGGACTCAAAAAGATTGTGGTCCTAGCTGGGAGCAAGACAGTCCGACAAGCTCTCATAAACCATGCTGAGGAGTTTGGGGACAGAGAATCCAGTCCTCTATTCCATGATTTATCCAAAGGGCATG GCATACTATTCTCCAATGGCGATTCGTGGAAGGAGACGAGGCGTTTCACCTTAACAACACTGAGAGATTTTGGGATGGGCAAGAGGCTCACTGAGCAGAAAATCATTGAGGAGAGTCACTACTTGACTGAGGAGTTTGAAAAACACAAAGGTAACCGTCCTCATGAAATCCACATTGCTACGTATGCTGTGTTTTCTAATGTATTCTGTCTGTCAGGTAAAGCCTTTGACACTACAATGCTCATGAGCTACGCAACTTCAAATATCATTTCGGCCATCGTGTTCGGAAAAAGATTTGACTACAAAGACCCAGTCCTCCGAGATATGGTTAAAAATGACCAAGATATCATCCATCTGTCTGGAACGCCTTGCATCCTG GTCTACTATGCCTTTCCATGGCTGGGCCCTTGGCTTCAAGACTGGAGGGATTTAAAGAAGGTTGAGAAGAAAAGCAGACAGCCTGCATTGCAGTTAATAAACCATCTAAAGGAGACTTTCAACCCTGACATATGTCGCTGCTTTGTGGATGCTTTCTGGAAACGTAAGCTAAATCTGGAG GAATCTAACACCCAGGAGTTGGCCTACAGTGATGAAAACCTAGTCTACACCGTGTTGGATTTGTTTGGCGCTGGAACTGACACAACATCACTCACCCTTCGCTGGGGTCTACTTTTCATGTCCAAGTACCCTCATATACAAG ATCGGGTTCAGGAGGAGCTGAGCAGGGTGGTGGGAGTCCGTCAGGTCCAAATGGAAGACAGGAAAAACCTGCCTTACACCGACGCAGTCATCCATGAGACTCAGAGGCTGGCCAACATCTTCCCCATGTCTGTCAATCACAGCACCAGCAGAGATGTCACCTTCCAGGGATACTTCATTGAAAAG GGGACCACTGTGCTCCCTCTGCTGACATCTGTCCTCTATGATGAGACTGAATGGAAGACACCAAACACCTTCAACCCTTCCCACTTCCTGGATGAGGAGGGTAAATTCATCAGGAGGGATGCCTTCTTACCCTTCTCTGCAG GCCGCAGGGCTTGTCTAGGTGAAGGTCTGGCCCGGATGgagctcttcctcttcttcacaCATCTCCTCCAGCACTTCCGATTCACCCCCGCACCTGGGATTTCGGAGGACGAGCAGGATTTGAGGCCAGTGGGGGGCGCCACACTCACTCCGTTGCCTCACCAGCTGTGTGCTGTGATTCGACACTGA
- the LOC131103331 gene encoding cytochrome P450 2K1-like isoform X2, whose amino-acid sequence MFEELLQVPALSSLLGILAGFLVIHLLYSSWTFQGKHTHPPGPRCLPLLGNLLQVDLSRLDQSLFKLSKKYGPVFTLHLGLKKIVVLAGSKTVRQALINHAEEFGDRESSPLFHDLSKGHGILFSNGDSWKETRRFTLTTLRDFGMGKRLTEQKIIEESHYLTEEFEKHKGKAFDTTMLMSYATSNIISAIVFGKRFDYKDPVLRDMVKNDQDIIHLSGTPCILVYYAFPWLGPWLQDWRDLKKVEKKSRQPALQLINHLKETFNPDICRCFVDAFWKRKLNLEESNTQELAYSDENLVYTVLDLFGAGTDTTSLTLRWGLLFMSKYPHIQDRVQEELSRVVGVRQVQMEDRKNLPYTDAVIHETQRLANIFPMSVNHSTSRDVTFQGYFIEKGTTVLPLLTSVLYDETEWKTPNTFNPSHFLDEEGKFIRRDAFLPFSAGRRACLGEGLARMELFLFFTHLLQHFRFTPAPGISEDEQDLRPVGGATLTPLPHQLCAVIRH is encoded by the exons ATGTTTGAAGAGCTCCTGCAGGTTCCTGCGTTGTCCTCCTTGTTGGGGATCCTCGCAGGCTTCCTGGTCATCCACCTTTTGTACTCCAGTTGGACTTTCCAAGGTAAACACACGCATCCTCCTGGGCCCAGATGTCTTCCCTTGCTTGGTAACCTGCTTCAGGTGGATCTCTCCAGGCTTGATCAGTCCCTTTTTAAG CTGTCTAAAAAGTATGGACCAGTCTTCACCCTCCACTTGGGACTCAAAAAGATTGTGGTCCTAGCTGGGAGCAAGACAGTCCGACAAGCTCTCATAAACCATGCTGAGGAGTTTGGGGACAGAGAATCCAGTCCTCTATTCCATGATTTATCCAAAGGGCATG GCATACTATTCTCCAATGGCGATTCGTGGAAGGAGACGAGGCGTTTCACCTTAACAACACTGAGAGATTTTGGGATGGGCAAGAGGCTCACTGAGCAGAAAATCATTGAGGAGAGTCACTACTTGACTGAGGAGTTTGAAAAACACAAAG GTAAAGCCTTTGACACTACAATGCTCATGAGCTACGCAACTTCAAATATCATTTCGGCCATCGTGTTCGGAAAAAGATTTGACTACAAAGACCCAGTCCTCCGAGATATGGTTAAAAATGACCAAGATATCATCCATCTGTCTGGAACGCCTTGCATCCTG GTCTACTATGCCTTTCCATGGCTGGGCCCTTGGCTTCAAGACTGGAGGGATTTAAAGAAGGTTGAGAAGAAAAGCAGACAGCCTGCATTGCAGTTAATAAACCATCTAAAGGAGACTTTCAACCCTGACATATGTCGCTGCTTTGTGGATGCTTTCTGGAAACGTAAGCTAAATCTGGAG GAATCTAACACCCAGGAGTTGGCCTACAGTGATGAAAACCTAGTCTACACCGTGTTGGATTTGTTTGGCGCTGGAACTGACACAACATCACTCACCCTTCGCTGGGGTCTACTTTTCATGTCCAAGTACCCTCATATACAAG ATCGGGTTCAGGAGGAGCTGAGCAGGGTGGTGGGAGTCCGTCAGGTCCAAATGGAAGACAGGAAAAACCTGCCTTACACCGACGCAGTCATCCATGAGACTCAGAGGCTGGCCAACATCTTCCCCATGTCTGTCAATCACAGCACCAGCAGAGATGTCACCTTCCAGGGATACTTCATTGAAAAG GGGACCACTGTGCTCCCTCTGCTGACATCTGTCCTCTATGATGAGACTGAATGGAAGACACCAAACACCTTCAACCCTTCCCACTTCCTGGATGAGGAGGGTAAATTCATCAGGAGGGATGCCTTCTTACCCTTCTCTGCAG GCCGCAGGGCTTGTCTAGGTGAAGGTCTGGCCCGGATGgagctcttcctcttcttcacaCATCTCCTCCAGCACTTCCGATTCACCCCCGCACCTGGGATTTCGGAGGACGAGCAGGATTTGAGGCCAGTGGGGGGCGCCACACTCACTCCGTTGCCTCACCAGCTGTGTGCTGTGATTCGACACTGA